The following coding sequences lie in one Microcoleus sp. FACHB-672 genomic window:
- a CDS encoding folate/biopterin family MFS transporter, with translation MLISSSGIAKFKESITEKVFFGNEPTPELIAILLVYFVQGILGLSRLAVSFFLKDELGLSPAEVSVLFGVVALPWIVKPLFGFISDGLPILSYRRRPYLILSGLLGTSAWVALATVVHNAWAATAVIALSSLSVAVSDVIVDSLVVERARHESASTAGSLQSVCWGASSLGALITAYFSGALLQHFSTHTIFLITASFPLIVSAVAWLIAESPVTEQPNFDTVKQQIGQLRQAITQKAIWMPTAFLFILQVTPTADAAFFYFTTNELGFQPEFLGRVRLVTSLASLAGVWLFQRFFKSVPFRTIFGWSTLISAALGMTTLLLVTHANRALGIDDHWFSLGDSLVLTVMGQIAYMPVLVLAARLCPPGVEATLFALLMSVTNLAGLLSYQFGALLMHWFGITQTNFDKLWLLVLITNLSTLLPLPFLGLLPASSAQSDGEGAAAESLPALEPGFSGAKPVGQHLAPDFMPELLPVGGLSDKHSTDDSAACREA, from the coding sequence ATGTTGATTTCTTCCTCTGGCATAGCCAAGTTCAAAGAATCAATAACAGAAAAAGTGTTTTTTGGCAATGAGCCAACCCCAGAATTAATCGCAATCTTACTTGTTTATTTCGTTCAAGGAATTCTGGGGTTATCGCGTCTCGCCGTCAGTTTCTTTCTCAAAGACGAACTGGGGTTGAGTCCTGCCGAAGTGTCTGTTTTGTTTGGAGTCGTGGCTTTGCCCTGGATCGTCAAACCTCTGTTTGGCTTTATTTCCGATGGCTTACCCATTCTTAGCTACCGCCGGCGTCCCTACCTTATTCTATCAGGGCTGTTAGGGACATCCGCTTGGGTAGCCCTCGCGACTGTCGTTCATAACGCCTGGGCTGCTACCGCTGTGATCGCCCTGAGTTCTCTTTCCGTTGCCGTGAGTGACGTGATTGTAGACTCCCTGGTGGTGGAACGGGCGCGGCACGAATCTGCCAGCACTGCCGGCTCGCTGCAATCTGTCTGCTGGGGCGCTTCTTCTCTAGGCGCATTAATCACAGCCTACTTTAGCGGTGCCTTACTCCAACATTTCAGCACCCACACCATCTTTCTGATCACGGCATCCTTCCCCCTCATCGTCTCAGCCGTCGCTTGGTTAATTGCCGAGTCGCCGGTGACTGAGCAACCCAACTTCGACACAGTCAAGCAGCAAATTGGGCAACTGCGTCAAGCGATTACCCAGAAAGCGATCTGGATGCCTACGGCTTTTCTCTTTATCTTGCAAGTCACGCCAACCGCAGATGCTGCCTTTTTCTACTTCACCACCAATGAATTAGGCTTTCAACCGGAATTTCTGGGTCGTGTGCGCCTTGTCACCAGCCTTGCCTCTCTCGCCGGCGTCTGGTTATTTCAGCGCTTCTTTAAATCTGTCCCCTTTCGCACCATTTTCGGCTGGTCAACTTTAATTTCAGCCGCTTTGGGGATGACAACTCTATTGTTGGTTACCCATGCTAACCGCGCATTAGGAATTGATGACCATTGGTTTAGCTTGGGCGACAGCTTGGTGCTGACAGTCATGGGGCAAATCGCTTATATGCCGGTGTTGGTGTTAGCTGCACGTCTTTGTCCACCCGGTGTTGAAGCGACTTTGTTCGCTTTGCTAATGTCTGTAACGAATTTGGCAGGGCTGCTTTCTTATCAATTTGGTGCGCTGTTGATGCACTGGTTTGGTATCACTCAGACTAATTTTGACAAACTTTGGTTGTTGGTTCTGATTACTAATCTTTCGACGCTTCTGCCGCTTCCTTTTCTGGGTTTGCTGCCGGCAAGTAGTGCTCAAAGTGATGGAGAAGGTGCGGCTGCAGAATCATTACCGGCTCTTGAACCTGGGTTTAGCGGTGCTAAGCCGGTGGGACAGCATCTTGCCCCGGATTTTATGCCGGAGTTGTTGCCGGTGGGGGGTTTGTCTGATAAGCACTCGACTGATGATAGCGCAGCGTGCCGTGAGGCGTAG